Proteins encoded within one genomic window of Chlorobaculum sp. MV4-Y:
- a CDS encoding transposase, with protein sequence MAIIDLKSRYVLNWSVSNTMDAKWCAEVLLEAVRLHGAPKILNTDQGSQFTSEVFAEAVITESKSALSMDGKGRAIDNVFIERLWRSVKYEYIYLNPPADGLELYKGLKHWFNDYNTVRRHKALDGQVPAKVYSANKRLIPKAA encoded by the coding sequence ATGGCCATCATCGACCTGAAAAGCCGCTATGTGCTGAACTGGTCGGTGTCGAATACCATGGATGCCAAATGGTGTGCCGAGGTCTTGCTTGAAGCCGTGCGGTTGCACGGGGCACCCAAGATTCTCAACACCGATCAGGGCAGCCAGTTCACCAGCGAGGTCTTTGCCGAAGCCGTCATCACAGAGTCCAAGTCTGCACTCTCCATGGATGGCAAAGGCCGAGCAATTGACAACGTCTTCATCGAACGGTTATGGCGGAGCGTCAAGTATGAGTACATTTACCTGAACCCACCAGCCGATGGTCTCGAACTCTACAAAGGCCTGAAGCATTGGTTCAACGACTACAACACGGTTCGTCGCCACAAAGCGCTTGATGGTCAGGTTCCGGCAAAAGTCTATTCTGCCAATAAACGACTGATTCCGAAAGCCGCATGA
- a CDS encoding leucine-rich repeat domain-containing protein, translated as MEQNIYKQCPVCGFPLTQQNAICPRCSNDILEDINTLDEQNLDKHYRIIEEKKADWYIRCLAESLDTGKSPVVSFRNDYTGPMHSGFHSRLTAAEQEALAASRAVLLRDPQKRHNWFKALGNDWKEAVKNTLKIQRDPSDEELLDFLNATSVRCDNMRIHNLAPTSLLENLQQLRCDETPIESLEPLRNLRNLKRLYAFDCDFTSLDPLRDILSLKLLWVSSTEISDLEPLSALVNLEELYCSETMVNDLAPLSGLFRLEKLSCYKTEITSIEPLRNLTNLSELGINSTGVSSLEPLARLENLEYLRCSRTQITSLEPLRNLTALKELSIEQTAIHTLEPLSGLEELEELFITGTLVDSIAPLMNLMSLEKLELSAGRIPQAELDHFMQLNPACEVIVKSNNG; from the coding sequence TTGGAGCAGAATATTTACAAGCAGTGCCCGGTCTGCGGCTTCCCGCTGACCCAGCAGAATGCGATCTGTCCGAGATGCAGCAACGACATTCTCGAAGACATCAATACGCTTGACGAACAGAATCTCGACAAGCACTACCGGATCATCGAGGAGAAAAAGGCCGACTGGTATATCCGTTGTCTGGCCGAAAGCCTTGACACCGGCAAATCGCCGGTCGTGAGCTTCCGGAACGACTACACCGGCCCGATGCACTCGGGCTTTCACAGCCGCCTGACCGCCGCCGAACAGGAGGCGCTTGCCGCATCGCGAGCCGTGCTGCTGCGAGACCCGCAGAAGCGGCACAACTGGTTCAAGGCGCTGGGCAACGACTGGAAAGAGGCGGTCAAGAACACCCTGAAAATCCAGCGTGACCCCTCGGACGAAGAACTGCTTGATTTCCTGAACGCCACCAGCGTCCGTTGCGACAACATGAGGATTCACAACCTCGCACCGACGAGCCTGCTCGAAAACCTTCAACAGTTACGATGCGACGAAACGCCGATCGAGAGCCTCGAACCGCTCCGCAACCTCCGCAACCTCAAGCGTCTGTATGCCTTCGACTGCGACTTCACCTCGCTCGACCCGCTGCGCGACATCCTGTCGCTGAAGCTGCTCTGGGTATCGAGTACCGAAATCAGCGACCTCGAACCGCTCAGCGCTCTGGTCAATCTGGAGGAGCTGTACTGCTCCGAGACGATGGTAAATGACCTGGCACCGCTCAGCGGACTTTTCAGGCTCGAAAAGCTGAGCTGCTACAAAACGGAGATTACCTCGATCGAGCCGCTCCGGAATCTGACCAATCTCTCCGAACTCGGCATCAACAGCACCGGCGTCAGTTCACTCGAACCGCTGGCCCGGCTCGAAAATCTCGAATACCTCCGCTGCAGCCGCACGCAGATTACCAGCCTCGAACCGCTGCGAAACCTGACTGCGCTGAAGGAGCTGAGCATTGAGCAGACCGCCATCCACACCCTCGAGCCGCTGTCGGGCCTTGAAGAGCTTGAGGAGCTTTTCATCACCGGCACGCTTGTCGATTCGATAGCGCCGCTGATGAACCTGATGAGTCTCGAAAAACTGGAGCTGTCCGCAGGCCGAATCCCGCAAGCCGAACTTGACCACTTCATGCAACTGAACCCGGCGTGCGAGGTAATCGTTAAATCGAATAATGGCTGA
- a CDS encoding biotin/lipoyl-containing protein: protein MKKIRFMDVSFRDGFQSCYGARVKTEDFLPVLEAAVEAGTDNFEIGGGARFQSLYFYCQEDAFEMMDACRRVVGPDINLQTLSRGANVVGLVSQSRDIIDLHAKLFKKHGVSTIRNFDALMDVRNLAWSGQCIVNAGLKHQVVIALMGLPPGLNESYCHTPQFYLDKLKEILDAGIPFDSVAFKDASGTTTPAVIYETIRGARKMLPESTVLQFHTHDTAGMGVACNYAAIEAGIDIIDLAMAPVSGGTAEVDILTMWHRLRDTDYTLDIDQEKYLKVESMFIEHMDKYYMPPEAKEVNPVIPFSPMPGGALTANTQMMRDHDTLHFFPEVIRNMREVVAKGGFGSSVTPVSQFYFQQAFANTVQGPWKKIVDGYGKMVLGYFGKTPATPDPEVVALAAEQLGLEPTVQDVHDINDRNPELGVEHNRKLLEEAGLEVTDENIFIAATCGAKGIGFLKGDKPMGIRYKADVEVEEEAKKDAEELKVTSHGNSLQDRLSDLIRPSSRDLSGNYMVMVDGKSFNVVIANGMVMAQSVAPGAQPFVMPMPTVSAPQQHRGTPVMPSMPGNVFKMEVEAGQKVEEGQEVAVMEAMKMESPVKAPKSGIVTVVLAKPGDAVSADQALMYIE, encoded by the coding sequence ATGAAAAAAATACGGTTCATGGATGTCTCTTTCCGCGACGGCTTCCAGTCCTGTTACGGAGCAAGGGTCAAAACCGAGGATTTCCTTCCGGTGCTCGAAGCCGCCGTAGAGGCGGGCACCGATAACTTCGAGATTGGCGGAGGCGCACGCTTCCAGAGCCTCTACTTCTACTGTCAGGAGGACGCCTTCGAGATGATGGACGCCTGCCGCCGCGTGGTCGGGCCGGACATCAATCTCCAGACCCTGTCGAGGGGTGCAAATGTGGTCGGCCTCGTTTCGCAGTCGCGAGACATCATCGACCTGCACGCAAAGCTTTTCAAGAAGCACGGCGTCAGCACCATCCGCAACTTCGACGCGCTCATGGATGTGCGCAACCTCGCCTGGTCGGGCCAGTGCATCGTCAACGCCGGGCTGAAGCACCAGGTGGTGATCGCCCTGATGGGCTTGCCTCCGGGGTTGAACGAGTCTTATTGCCACACACCGCAGTTCTACCTCGACAAGCTCAAGGAGATTCTCGACGCGGGCATTCCGTTTGACAGCGTAGCCTTCAAGGACGCCTCCGGTACCACAACACCCGCCGTGATTTACGAAACGATCAGGGGCGCTCGCAAGATGCTTCCCGAAAGCACCGTGCTCCAGTTCCACACGCACGACACCGCCGGGATGGGCGTTGCCTGTAACTATGCGGCCATCGAGGCGGGCATCGACATCATCGACCTCGCGATGGCTCCCGTCAGCGGTGGCACCGCCGAGGTTGACATCCTCACCATGTGGCACCGCCTGCGCGACACCGACTACACGCTCGACATCGATCAGGAGAAGTACCTCAAGGTCGAGTCGATGTTCATCGAGCACATGGACAAATACTACATGCCGCCGGAAGCCAAAGAGGTCAATCCGGTCATTCCGTTCTCGCCGATGCCGGGAGGTGCGCTGACCGCCAACACGCAGATGATGCGCGACCACGACACGCTGCACTTCTTCCCGGAGGTGATCCGCAACATGCGCGAGGTTGTCGCCAAGGGCGGCTTCGGCTCGTCGGTGACGCCGGTTTCGCAGTTTTACTTCCAGCAGGCCTTCGCCAACACCGTGCAGGGGCCGTGGAAAAAGATCGTCGATGGCTACGGCAAGATGGTGCTCGGCTACTTCGGCAAAACGCCCGCCACGCCCGATCCCGAAGTCGTAGCGCTCGCCGCCGAGCAGCTCGGTCTCGAACCGACCGTGCAGGACGTGCATGACATCAACGACCGCAATCCAGAGCTTGGCGTCGAGCACAACCGCAAACTGCTCGAAGAGGCGGGACTCGAAGTGACCGACGAGAATATCTTCATCGCGGCCACCTGCGGTGCGAAGGGGATCGGCTTCCTCAAGGGCGACAAGCCGATGGGTATCCGCTACAAGGCGGACGTCGAAGTCGAGGAGGAGGCCAAGAAGGACGCCGAGGAGTTGAAGGTCACCTCGCACGGCAACTCGTTGCAGGATCGCCTCTCCGACCTCATCAGGCCGTCATCGCGCGACCTGTCGGGCAACTACATGGTGATGGTCGATGGCAAGTCGTTCAACGTGGTGATCGCCAACGGCATGGTGATGGCGCAGTCGGTCGCGCCTGGTGCGCAGCCCTTCGTGATGCCCATGCCGACGGTCTCCGCACCCCAGCAGCATCGGGGCACGCCGGTCATGCCATCCATGCCGGGCAACGTCTTCAAGATGGAGGTCGAGGCTGGCCAAAAGGTGGAGGAGGGCCAGGAGGTCGCGGTGATGGAAGCCATGAAAATGGAGTCCCCGGTCAAAGCGCCAAAATCGGGCATCGTCACAGTCGTTCTCGCCAAGCCCGGAGACGCCGTTTCCGCCGACCAGGCGCTGATGTATATCGAGTGA
- a CDS encoding transposase gives MKQTRRKFTPEFKTKVVLEALSERLPMAELAQKHELHPNQITQWKREFLDKTSDVFSKGEKARKTEQDYQQESEELYKTIGQLKVEVDWLKKNCSRKIALGTTLHG, from the coding sequence ATGAAACAAACACGCCGCAAGTTTACGCCTGAATTCAAAACAAAGGTCGTCCTGGAAGCCCTCAGTGAACGGCTTCCCATGGCAGAACTCGCCCAGAAGCATGAGCTTCATCCGAACCAGATCACTCAATGGAAACGGGAGTTCCTCGACAAGACCTCCGATGTCTTTTCGAAAGGTGAAAAGGCTAGGAAAACCGAGCAGGATTATCAGCAGGAGAGCGAAGAACTCTACAAAACCATCGGCCAATTGAAGGTTGAGGTCGACTGGCTCAAAAAAAATTGCAGTCGTAAAATCGCTCTCGGAACGACGCTCCATGGTTGA
- a CDS encoding IS3 family transposase: protein MVEKEHSGISMQRQCDLLSIHRSGLYYQPIKTSKLNRELMRLIDEQYLLRPYYGVYRMWQWLSMDKGYKINLKRVRRLYRLMGLEAIGPKPNTSKPAPGHKVYPYLLRGLAIKHSDHVWATDITYVPMAHGFMYLMAIIDLKSRYVLNWSVSNTMDAKWCAEVLLEAVRLHGAPKILNTDQGSQFTSEVFAEAVITESKSALSMDGKGRAIDNVFIERLWRSVKYEYIYLNPPADGLELYKGLKHWFNDYNTVRRHKALDGQVPAKVYSANKRLIPKAA, encoded by the coding sequence ATGGTTGAGAAAGAACATAGCGGTATCAGCATGCAACGCCAGTGCGACCTGCTTTCGATCCACCGATCAGGCCTGTATTATCAGCCGATAAAGACCTCGAAGCTGAATCGTGAGCTCATGCGGCTGATTGATGAGCAGTACCTGCTGAGGCCATACTACGGCGTTTACCGTATGTGGCAATGGCTGAGTATGGACAAAGGCTACAAGATCAACCTCAAACGGGTACGGCGGCTCTATCGCCTTATGGGTCTGGAAGCCATCGGCCCCAAGCCGAACACCTCGAAACCGGCGCCGGGCCATAAGGTCTATCCGTATCTGCTCCGGGGACTTGCGATCAAGCACAGCGACCATGTTTGGGCAACTGATATCACCTATGTGCCGATGGCCCATGGATTCATGTACCTGATGGCCATCATCGACCTGAAAAGCCGCTATGTGCTGAACTGGTCGGTGTCGAATACCATGGATGCCAAATGGTGTGCCGAGGTCTTGCTTGAAGCCGTGCGGTTGCACGGGGCACCCAAGATTCTCAACACCGATCAGGGCAGCCAGTTCACCAGCGAGGTCTTTGCCGAAGCCGTCATCACAGAGTCCAAGTCTGCACTCTCCATGGATGGCAAAGGCCGAGCAATTGACAACGTCTTCATCGAACGGTTATGGCGGAGCGTCAAGTATGAGTACATTTACCTGAACCCACCAGCCGATGGTCTCGAACTCTACAAAGGCCTGAAGCATTGGTTCAACGACTACAACACGGTTCGTCGCCACAAAGCGCTTGATGGTCAGGTTCCGGCAAAAGTCTATTCTGCCAATAAACGACTGATTCCGAAAGCCGCATGA
- a CDS encoding transposase: MKQTRRKFTPEFKTKVVLEALSERLPMAELAQKHELHPNQITQWKREFLDKTSDVFSKGEKARKTEQDYQQESEELYKTIGQLKVEVDWLKKKLQS; encoded by the coding sequence ATGAAACAAACACGCCGCAAGTTTACGCCTGAATTCAAAACAAAGGTCGTCCTGGAAGCCCTCAGTGAACGGCTTCCCATGGCAGAACTCGCCCAGAAGCATGAGCTTCATCCGAACCAGATCACTCAATGGAAACGGGAGTTCCTCGACAAGACCTCCGATGTCTTTTCGAAAGGTGAAAAGGCTAGGAAAACCGAGCAGGATTATCAGCAGGAGAGCGAAGAACTCTACAAAACCATCGGCCAATTGAAGGTTGAGGTCGACTGGCTCAAAAAAAAATTGCAGTCGTAA
- a CDS encoding glycosyltransferase family 4 protein, whose translation MVERGHEVTLFASGDSVTSARLVAPVKESLRLGRKTHSTIIMHMLMLSKVYEEMSGEFDIVHSHLEYLTLPYASRSRMPTVLTMHGRLDVPDYVDILKRYSSMAWVSISDSQRAPVPDINWVSTVYHGYPENLFEFNPDPENYFLYLGRFSEEKRPDEAIRLARACKIHLKLAAKIDTADKAYFKAKVEPLLDSPYIEYIGEVDDRRKGELLRNARALLNPIDWPEPFGLVMIEALACGTPVIVRRCGSSPEVISDGVSGFVCDNRLDFIHAIHNIGAISRAACRREFEQRFTQRHMVDNYEALYRKVIAASSAAESLSPAP comes from the coding sequence TTGGTTGAGCGTGGCCACGAGGTGACGCTCTTTGCATCCGGGGACTCCGTCACCAGCGCCCGACTGGTCGCGCCGGTCAAAGAGAGTCTCCGGCTTGGGCGGAAAACCCATTCGACCATCATCATGCACATGCTGATGCTCTCGAAGGTGTACGAAGAGATGTCGGGAGAGTTCGACATCGTCCATTCGCATCTCGAATATCTGACTCTGCCTTATGCCAGCCGTTCCCGGATGCCGACGGTGCTGACCATGCATGGACGGCTCGATGTGCCCGACTACGTTGATATTCTGAAGCGCTACAGCTCTATGGCGTGGGTTTCGATCAGCGACTCGCAGCGTGCGCCGGTGCCGGATATCAACTGGGTCAGCACGGTCTATCACGGCTATCCGGAGAACCTGTTCGAGTTTAACCCCGATCCGGAAAACTACTTTCTTTACCTTGGCCGTTTTTCGGAGGAGAAACGGCCCGACGAGGCGATCCGGCTGGCGCGGGCGTGCAAGATTCACCTGAAGCTGGCCGCCAAGATCGATACCGCCGACAAGGCATATTTCAAGGCAAAGGTCGAACCGCTGCTCGACAGTCCCTACATCGAGTACATCGGCGAGGTGGACGACCGCCGGAAAGGCGAACTGCTCAGGAACGCTCGTGCGCTGCTCAACCCTATCGACTGGCCGGAGCCGTTCGGGCTGGTGATGATCGAAGCGCTCGCCTGCGGTACGCCGGTGATCGTGCGGCGCTGCGGCTCCAGTCCGGAGGTGATTTCCGATGGAGTCAGCGGATTTGTCTGCGACAACCGGCTCGATTTCATCCATGCGATTCACAACATCGGCGCGATTTCAAGAGCTGCGTGCAGGCGCGAATTCGAGCAGCGCTTCACCCAGCGTCACATGGTTGACAACTATGAAGCCCTGTACCGGAAAGTCATTGCTGCTTCATCGGCCGCTGAGTCGCTATCTCCGGCACCATAA
- a CDS encoding nucleotide-binding protein, whose amino-acid sequence MGSYTGTSSKPELAIANAPDPEAPLNPAIANKKVFLIHGHDTTAREQLELVLHKLGLDPFVLTNTGGGVLTIIEALESEIGPNTNQARFGIVLMAPDDMGYAKADGQENVQPRARQNVVLEIGMLISAIGRGNVAILKKGDIEVPSDAQAILYIPFNDHVKETVSKLVNRLQEAGFVLNPANITKASS is encoded by the coding sequence TTGGGTTCATATACTGGAACTTCATCTAAGCCAGAATTGGCAATAGCAAACGCCCCAGATCCCGAGGCCCCATTAAACCCTGCCATAGCGAATAAGAAAGTTTTCCTTATTCATGGTCACGACACAACGGCAAGGGAACAGCTTGAGTTAGTACTTCATAAATTAGGCCTTGATCCATTTGTACTGACAAATACTGGCGGAGGTGTTTTAACAATAATCGAGGCTCTCGAATCTGAAATTGGCCCAAACACAAACCAAGCTCGTTTTGGCATTGTTCTTATGGCACCAGATGATATGGGATACGCAAAAGCCGATGGACAAGAGAATGTTCAACCAAGGGCGCGTCAAAATGTTGTTCTTGAAATAGGCATGCTTATCTCTGCAATTGGACGTGGTAATGTGGCAATTCTGAAAAAGGGAGACATTGAAGTTCCCTCAGATGCTCAGGCAATATTGTATATTCCGTTTAATGACCATGTAAAAGAAACTGTGTCAAAGCTGGTTAATCGGTTACAGGAAGCAGGTTTCGTGCTAAATCCAGCAAACATAACCAAAGCATCGAGTTGA
- a CDS encoding fumarate hydratase, with product MKQFRDSMIALITETSANLPSDVRKAIADAAEKERADSRAGLAMSAITLNIDMAVDGVAPVCQDTGMPTFFVHAPKGADLLAMKEDIKAAIVEATRTGKLRPNAVDSLTGKNSGNNLGEHVPVIHFEPWDRDEIEVKLILKGGGCENKNIQYSLPADIPGLGRAARDIDGVRKCILHAVYQAQGQGCSPGFIGVGVGGDRTSSYDLAKHQLLRSVDDTNPDAALAELEAEILDKANMLNIGPMGFAGKTTLLGCKIGKAHRVPASFYVSVAYNCWAYRRLGVIIDPKEGSITEWQYRYPGEIKRMARGAGIPLTGREVVLTAPVSEETIRSLKVGDIVIVDGEMHTGRDAFHHYIMHHDLPEGLDIRGGIIYHCGPVMLKNEAGEYTVVAAGPTTSAREEPYQADVIEKLGLRAVIGKGGMGPKTLAGLQKHGAVYLNAIGGAAQYYAKCIEKVTGVDFLEEMGVPEAMWHLQAKAFPCIVTMDAHGNSLHKQVDEDSFEKLETISKELA from the coding sequence ATGAAACAGTTCAGGGATTCAATGATAGCCTTGATCACCGAAACCTCCGCGAATTTGCCGAGCGACGTTCGCAAGGCTATCGCCGATGCTGCGGAAAAGGAACGCGCCGATTCGCGGGCCGGTTTGGCCATGTCCGCTATCACGCTCAATATCGACATGGCGGTCGATGGGGTCGCTCCTGTCTGCCAGGATACCGGTATGCCGACTTTTTTCGTGCACGCGCCGAAAGGGGCCGATCTGCTTGCCATGAAGGAAGATATCAAGGCGGCGATCGTCGAGGCGACCCGCACCGGCAAGCTTCGCCCGAACGCGGTCGATTCGCTCACCGGCAAGAACTCCGGCAACAACCTCGGCGAGCATGTGCCGGTGATTCACTTCGAGCCGTGGGATCGGGACGAGATCGAGGTGAAGCTCATCCTCAAGGGCGGTGGCTGCGAAAACAAGAACATCCAGTACTCACTTCCCGCTGATATTCCCGGACTTGGTCGCGCGGCTCGCGACATCGACGGCGTGCGCAAGTGCATCCTTCACGCTGTTTATCAGGCGCAGGGTCAGGGGTGCAGCCCCGGCTTCATCGGGGTTGGCGTTGGCGGCGACCGCACCAGCAGCTATGATCTCGCCAAGCATCAGTTGCTTCGTTCGGTCGATGATACCAATCCCGATGCGGCGCTGGCCGAACTCGAAGCGGAGATTCTCGACAAAGCCAACATGCTGAACATTGGCCCGATGGGCTTCGCCGGCAAGACCACGCTGCTTGGCTGCAAGATCGGCAAAGCACATCGCGTCCCGGCGAGTTTCTACGTCTCGGTCGCCTACAACTGCTGGGCCTACCGTCGTCTTGGCGTCATCATCGACCCGAAAGAGGGTTCGATCACCGAGTGGCAGTACCGCTATCCGGGCGAGATCAAGCGCATGGCGCGCGGCGCGGGCATTCCGCTGACGGGCCGCGAGGTGGTGCTCACCGCACCGGTGAGCGAAGAGACAATCCGCTCGCTGAAGGTTGGCGACATCGTCATCGTCGATGGCGAAATGCACACCGGACGCGACGCCTTCCACCACTACATCATGCACCACGATCTGCCCGAGGGTCTTGACATTCGCGGCGGCATCATCTACCACTGCGGCCCGGTGATGCTCAAGAACGAGGCTGGCGAGTACACCGTCGTGGCGGCAGGCCCGACGACTTCGGCGCGTGAAGAGCCTTATCAGGCGGACGTGATCGAGAAGCTCGGCCTTCGCGCGGTGATCGGCAAGGGCGGCATGGGGCCGAAGACGCTTGCCGGATTGCAGAAGCACGGCGCGGTTTACCTCAACGCCATCGGCGGCGCGGCGCAGTACTACGCCAAGTGCATCGAAAAGGTGACCGGCGTCGATTTCCTCGAAGAGATGGGCGTGCCGGAGGCGATGTGGCACCTGCAGGCCAAAGCCTTCCCGTGCATCGTCACGATGGACGCGCATGGCAACAGCCTGCACAAACAGGTCGATGAGGATTCGTTTGAGAAGCTCGAAACCATCAGCAAGGAGCTTGCGTAA
- a CDS encoding glycosyltransferase encodes MKKLRIAQVSPLIESVPPKKYGGTERVVYYLTEGLVERGHEVTLFASGDSVTSARLVAPVKESLRRRNMAERSGLSTTSPKGWLSVATR; translated from the coding sequence ATGAAAAAGCTCAGAATCGCGCAGGTTTCCCCCCTGATTGAAAGCGTGCCGCCGAAGAAATATGGCGGAACGGAGCGGGTTGTCTACTACCTCACCGAAGGGTTGGTTGAGCGTGGCCACGAGGTGACGCTCTTTGCATCCGGGGACTCCGTCACCAGCGCCCGACTGGTCGCGCCGGTCAAAGAGAGTCTCCGCCGAAGAAATATGGCGGAACGGAGCGGGTTGTCTACTACCTCACCGAAGGGTTGGTTGAGCGTGGCCACGAGGTGA
- a CDS encoding glycoside hydrolase family 65 protein, with amino-acid sequence MTGSSVSEVDKPVDELDALFGLSPEEWLLRKKGFRKTPKAIQITETLLTTGNGYLNVRGSLEELPPGHCGGMYLAGVYDKSEADVEELVKCPMWTDVSVWHEGEKFCLSCCQALEHEQVLDMKKGILHRRTTFKNPHGKILTFETSRLVFMHDPHRGYMRVKITPRNFSGQIRVLSGLNGQVYNRGFFPREQYKHLQLEKIERGRNFMYLEMKTRERGIRIAVAASWKMVSDPGRMLRWEPRIYGEKFTSEITIDASRGHTTTFEKLAVVMTNRDVPTERARNMMREAICNLKFYVRTGAPVEIGRHIDVWRELWKQADVRIDGDDTAQKALRYNIYQLLINGPARPGPIGAKFLSSEGYMGHVFWDTEIFILPFYIHNFPVMARNALMYRFNTLPGAIVNAEKSGCEGARFAWESATTGEDVTPRFASKLEKTIRFIYTGVEEEHIVSDVIYGVERYFRVTGDESFLLHCGLEMVFLTARYWASRVIRRGENYEIHKVIGPDEFHEHVNNNAYTNWLVKWHLRLASMLYRHVGKTAPEVLRELVEKISLRDGEPDRWHDISRKLKFTQDAETGLVEQFDGYFDLKDHVIERHDRSGHPVLPPGVNYRNIGRTQLIKQADVLLMMLLFPHSFSFEEKKVNYDFYEPRTAHKSSLSHCTYAMMGLAVSERNNAYRYFMKTALFDLENLHNNTELGIHAASVGGSWQTVIHGFGGLALKSDRIVLNPWLPKKWDRLSFRVKWRDRTVHLDITHNEVTITIEAVSEMTLPCTLYGQTHKIRTNEPVTLRYCPSR; translated from the coding sequence ATGACCGGAAGTTCAGTTTCAGAAGTTGACAAGCCGGTGGATGAGCTGGATGCCTTGTTCGGGCTTTCACCGGAAGAGTGGCTGTTGAGGAAGAAGGGGTTTCGTAAAACTCCGAAAGCGATTCAGATCACCGAAACCCTGCTGACCACGGGCAACGGTTACCTCAATGTCCGCGGCAGCCTCGAAGAGCTTCCGCCGGGCCATTGCGGCGGCATGTATCTGGCTGGCGTGTACGACAAGTCAGAGGCTGATGTCGAAGAGCTGGTCAAGTGCCCGATGTGGACCGATGTTTCGGTGTGGCACGAGGGGGAGAAGTTCTGCCTGTCGTGCTGCCAGGCGCTGGAGCACGAGCAGGTGCTCGATATGAAAAAAGGAATCCTTCACCGCCGCACCACCTTCAAAAATCCGCACGGCAAAATCCTTACCTTCGAAACTTCGCGGCTTGTCTTCATGCACGATCCTCATCGCGGCTACATGCGGGTGAAGATCACGCCGAGGAATTTTTCGGGGCAGATCCGCGTCCTTTCGGGGCTGAACGGTCAGGTGTACAACCGCGGATTCTTCCCGCGCGAGCAGTACAAGCACCTCCAGCTCGAAAAGATCGAACGGGGCCGGAACTTCATGTATCTCGAAATGAAGACCCGCGAGCGGGGCATCCGTATCGCTGTGGCTGCGTCGTGGAAGATGGTTTCCGATCCGGGCCGGATGCTTCGCTGGGAGCCGAGGATTTACGGGGAGAAGTTCACCAGCGAGATCACCATTGACGCTTCGAGAGGGCATACCACCACCTTTGAAAAGCTCGCCGTTGTCATGACCAACCGTGACGTGCCGACGGAGCGTGCGCGCAACATGATGCGGGAGGCGATCTGCAATCTCAAATTCTACGTCCGCACCGGAGCGCCAGTCGAGATCGGGCGGCATATCGATGTGTGGCGAGAACTCTGGAAGCAGGCCGACGTGCGCATCGACGGCGACGACACCGCCCAGAAGGCGCTTCGCTACAACATCTACCAACTGCTCATCAACGGTCCGGCGCGGCCCGGTCCCATCGGAGCCAAGTTCCTCAGCTCGGAGGGGTATATGGGGCACGTGTTCTGGGACACCGAGATTTTCATTCTGCCGTTCTACATTCACAACTTCCCGGTGATGGCGCGCAACGCGCTGATGTACCGTTTCAACACGCTGCCTGGCGCGATCGTGAACGCCGAAAAGTCGGGCTGCGAGGGGGCGCGGTTCGCCTGGGAGTCGGCCACAACCGGCGAGGACGTGACGCCGCGTTTCGCCTCCAAGCTTGAAAAGACGATCCGCTTCATCTACACTGGCGTCGAGGAGGAGCACATCGTCTCCGACGTGATTTATGGCGTGGAGCGCTACTTCAGGGTGACCGGCGACGAAAGTTTCCTCTTGCACTGCGGGCTGGAGATGGTGTTCCTGACGGCGCGGTACTGGGCGAGCCGGGTGATCAGGCGGGGTGAGAACTATGAAATCCACAAGGTGATCGGCCCCGATGAATTTCACGAGCACGTCAACAACAACGCCTACACCAACTGGCTGGTCAAGTGGCACCTGCGGCTGGCATCCATGCTTTACCGGCACGTGGGCAAAACCGCGCCGGAGGTGCTGCGGGAGCTTGTCGAGAAGATTTCCCTCCGCGACGGCGAACCGGATCGCTGGCACGACATCAGCCGCAAACTGAAGTTTACACAGGATGCCGAAACGGGTCTCGTTGAGCAGTTCGACGGCTACTTTGACCTCAAGGATCACGTGATCGAGCGCCACGACCGCTCAGGCCATCCGGTGCTGCCGCCGGGCGTGAACTACCGGAACATCGGTCGCACCCAACTCATCAAGCAGGCCGATGTGCTGCTCATGATGCTGCTCTTTCCGCATTCGTTCAGTTTCGAGGAGAAGAAGGTCAACTACGATTTCTACGAGCCGCGCACGGCGCACAAATCCTCCCTGAGCCATTGCACCTACGCCATGATGGGGCTTGCCGTTTCGGAGCGTAACAACGCCTACCGCTACTTCATGAAGACCGCGCTGTTCGATCTCGAAAACCTGCACAACAACACCGAGCTTGGCATTCATGCGGCGTCGGTCGGCGGGAGCTGGCAGACGGTTATTCACGGATTCGGCGGCCTCGCACTCAAATCCGACCGCATCGTGCTCAACCCGTGGCTGCCCAAAAAGTGGGATCGACTGTCGTTCCGGGTCAAATGGCGCGATCGCACCGTCCACCTCGACATCACTCACAACGAAGTGACGATCACGATCGAAGCCGTTTCGGAGATGACGCTGCCCTGCACGCTCTACGGCCAGACGCACAAGATTCGTACCAATGAACCAGTTACCCTGCGTTACTGTCCGTCCAGATGA